CCGGTCGTGCCCTGTTCCGCTACGTTGCCCATGCCGACCTGGATCTATACAAGAACAAGCTCGTGCTCTATGCCGACACGAACCTCTTTACCGACCGGGAAGCGAGCAATACCCTAAACCCATCGGAACTCGACTGGATCGTCGGCATTGCCGTGCGTTGGAAGGACACGGAGCTGTCCTTCTACCGGGAAGAAGACCGGCCGCTCGATCAATCCGGGCTCGTTCAAAAGTATTATGCCGTGCAACTGCGGTTTGCGTTTGATGTATCCAAGGGGGCGATGGAACGGGTCGGTCTCAAGAGGTAAGGCGGGGAACATCGCTCTCGCTTCCGTGCGGAACGCAGAGACGCCCATCCCAAAAGATTCAGCTGCCGCTCAACCAGCATCGTGTGGGTCCGGCAACACTGACCTCTCGGCGAGATGGCTGCGGACATCCTGCACATAGGTCCTGAACGGATCGGCCATAAAGAAGGGCACGGCACCCCGCAGCCTAAAATTCGACCAGTTAATAATGTAGTCGTACGACGCGTGGTCGTCGTATTCATGCGGGGGCTCCTGTTCCGGTTCGGCCCCGCCGCCGGCCAAGAGATGACGGACCAACTCCCCGCGGCCGAACGCGCGGGTGTTTCGAGGCGGATGGTCCTGCGCAAGTTGGACAACCTTCTCAGTCGTCAACCGTGGCGCGCGCCCCTCCTCCTCAAGCCCGTAGCAGAGCCCCCGCTCCGGATGCAGATTGTGGTATTCAAGATCGAGACTCTTCAACATGGGATCATCCCAGGCGACCTGCTCCGCGTCCCGATAGGTGTCCAGCAACCACAACTTCGAGGCCCAATCGATCCGACCCACCAGCGTCTCGTATCCACGTCGCAGATCGGCCAGCACCGATTCCCACTGAGCGAGCACCCAATCGGTTTCTTCGTCCTGCCCCCGACAATGGCGTTGCGCCGCGGCAAGAAATTGCTCCTGCACATCGATGGCAGAGATGGACTGCCCCGACTCCAGTCGCACGATCCATCGGCGCTCCGGATCACGTGAAATGTCCTGCAACGCCTCGACCGGCTCACTGATCCCGAGTCCGCGTGGCGCCTGCCCGGCTTCGATCAGTTGCAACACCAATCCCGTGGTCCCCATCTTCAACGCCGTGGCGTACTCGGCCATGTTCGAATCGCCGCACAGGAGGTGAATGCGTCGATACTGATTGGGGTCGGCCAACGGCTCATCTCGCGTGTTCACAATCGCCCGGTTGTGCTGTACCCATTCGAAGAAGTCGTTTACGATGTAATCAGCTCGTTGGGAGATCTGGAAGGGCACGATCGAGCGGTCTTGGGCATCCCGCAGCCCTGGCCGATGCAAAATGAGCCCGCCGACCTGCACCCACTCATTGGGATCACTGGCACAGCCGATCCGCCCGGCGCCGGTGAAAATCTGCCTGGTGACCAAGAAGGTGACCAACGGCCCAAGCCCGCGCCGGGAGAAGGGAAACTGACGGCTCACCAGGTAGTTTTCATGCGAGCCAAACGTCGCGTCGGTTTCGTGGTCGATATTATTCTTGATCAGGGACACCGTGGCGTCCAAACCCAAGGCGGTGATGGCTTGCTGAATGATGCGGTCGCCGGCTCGATCCGAGGCCACCAGATCCGCCAGCGTGGTGCATTCCGGCGACGCATATTCCAGATGCCCCATGTCGATATAGAGCCGTCCGGCATTGGTCAAAAACCCGCCGTTGCCGGGCGGTTCATCATGACCGCGATGATGGAGATCGAGCAACCCACGCCGATCCACACGAAAAATGTGATCGCGAATACGTTGGGCCACCCACGAGGGGGAGTACTCAGGCCGATCCTGGTTCACCAGGAGGCCATACTCCGTTTCGAGTCCGAAGATACGATTCAACATACTAACCGATCAGGCAGAGCTCCCCGCCCTGATGCCGGACGGCAACAAGCCCCCCAACTCGTCGGGACGGAGCGCGCGGTATTTCGACGAACCGGGCCCGTTACGCTCAAGCAGAATACATTCCAAAGATTTCTCGGTCGCGATCTGCTGCACATGGGCCAGCAACGAGGCCTTGTCCGGCAAGGTCGACGCGTCACTCGCAGTGTTATCCGCCGACGTGGGACCGGAAGGCTCCTCCCCTTCCGCAGTATCAGAGGCAGCTTGCGCCAGAGAACCGACGGCCCAAGTACAGAGGGCCGCCTCAAGCGCCTGCCTCAACGGGACTTGTTCGAAGCCGGGTTGCGAATCCAGGTACCGCCCCATCTGCGCCTGGACGGCGGCGGTGGCACCCAACGCAGCCCAGCGACGACTCTCCTCAAACGTGCCGTCGTAATTGATGGTCAGGAACAGGTCCCGCTCCGGCCTGGTCCCCAACTCAGCCAAAAGAATCTTCACGATAAACGGCGCCTTGTAGATTTCTTCAAAGGCCTGCTTGATGGCGGGAGCCAGCCCATACTTCATCAATCGAGCGCCGGTCACATCGGACGGAGAGCGGTTGAATCCCTCGATGTGCGCCATCTCCAGCAGGGAGAACCGCAGCTTCTCCAGATCGGCTGGATGCCCCATGCCGCCAAGGGCAATGCGATCATAGATTTCATACAGCTTAGGCGTGCCACGGCTCGCCGTCAGCATCAGAATACCGTCGGCATAGGCGGACGCCACGACCGGCGTGCCTTTCGTAAACTGCTCATCGAGATAGTGCCGTCGGTTGCCGACCGCCTCGATCCATCGATAGGGTTCTTCGTACATCAGATGTCACCTTTATCAATCATCACGCCGGTGCCGTCGCGCTGAATGAACCTCGTGGCTTACCGCACGCGCAACACGTCCTGTTCGTAGAGTCGTTTCAAATCGCCATCCGCAATGACACGGACACCGGCCTGGGTGATCAACTTCACCACCGGATACAGGTTCAGTTCCCGATTGACCCCGCCCGTCGCCGAGTCGAACTCCGCGGCGCTGGAGAGCAAACGTAACGCCTGAACCGTGGCCTGTTCTTCCGGCAAGGCCGCCAGTGGCTGCGGGCCCCAGGTGTTCTGGTAGTGCAGGATGCCACGGATCGTCGGTGAGCCGGACCCGGACACGGCATACTCCACCGCTTCAAACTCGGCGCCGAGAATGTCGTAGAAATAAATCTTGGCCGCGCCCTGCTCATGGTCATACCCAGCGAAGACGGGCACGACGGCCCCGGTGCCCGCCAACGCGGCAGGCACATTCTCCTTGAGCAACTTGGACACGGCGCGAAGCTTGCCCTCAAAACTCAACTCCTGCAGCTGCGTGCGACGGTAGTACTTGAACGAATGTTCCAACACACGCACCATTTCGTAGGCGGTGGCTGGAACGCCCGCGATAGCCATCACACTGTACCGATCAATCTCCAGCACCTTATCGGTGCGGTCGTACATCACCATGTTGCCGGCAGTTGCCCGGCGATCCCCCGCGACCAACACGCCGTCACGATACTTCAGGGCAAGAATCGTCGTCGCAGTCGGCACCTCAATGCCGGCGGCCGCCGCCACCGGATTGCCGAACTGATAGCCCTGCTCTTTCAACAGCTGAAAAAAATCCCCCTGCATACCCATCTCTCTACCCTTTCCGATTCGTTCGCTCCCGTCATTTCTGGCGGACACAGAGATCAGGGCTTAGCTGCGCGCGTCCAACGAGGGCCTTCCGAGGCCGCGCGTTGCGCGAGCACAAACCCTGACTCGGTGGCCGGCCTCACTCTCCCGTCCGTTGCCGATATCGTTCCGCCTGCTTCGGATCCACCTTGCGCATCCGCTTCAAGAGGTTGTCCTTATCCGGCGAACCGGCGTCCGGGCGTCTCGGCCCCCCGCCTTCCTCCGATGGGGTCGGAGATTTCGGCATCGGATCACCGGGCGCTTCACGACGATCCGGCATCAACATATATCGCATGGCTATGAGTCCTTTCGTTTCGCCCAGGCAGCCAGGGCGTCGGCCGTCGAGGCCGCGGATTCCAACAGTGCCGCGCAGGCCCGTACGGCATCCGGCTCAAACAGGTCGCCCATCTCCAAGGTGCGCGACCGCAATCCCCCGCTGAACTGGACCCGCTCCCACTGCATACCGCTGATCTCTGCCGAAAACCGTCTGACACACAATCCGCGCAACCCTCCGCGGGTATCCGCAGGCCCGGCCGCCGACGCCTCCGCAATGTCGCGCTCGGTCGTCATGCGCCAGGTTTTTCCTTCCGCCTCTAACCCCAGAAACAGTCCACGCTCGGGATTCACATTATGATATTCCAGATCCAAGCTGGCGAGCCATGGATCCTCCCAGGTCAACCGCTCTTCGCGCATGAACGTGTCCAATAACCACTGTTTGGTCACCCAATCCAGCTTGCCGACCAGTTGGGCGCGATCCTGTCTCAGCAGTCGGAGCGTCTCGTGCCATTCGCGCAAGACCCAGTCCGCATCGGGATCACTGCCTCCACAGACCCGACTCGCCGCATTCCAATATTCCTCTTGAATGGCCAAGCCCGACCACGCCCGCCCGTCCTTGAGTCTCACCGTCGCCTTCAGTTCTGGATCGCGCGACAGTTGCTTGATCGCCGCCACCGGCTGTTCCAAATCCACGATCGGAGCCGCGCCACGCCGGAGCAGATCAAGCACCAGCCTGGTGGTGCCGACCTTGAGAGCGGTCGCGTATTCACACATGTTGGCATCGCCGAGGATCAGGTGCAGACGCCGGTACTTGGTTCGATCGGCGTGGGGCTCGTCGCGCGTATTGAGGATGGGGCGATTGTGCATCGTATCCACCCCCAATTCCGCTTCCATGAAGTCGGCCCGTTGCGAAAGC
The sequence above is drawn from the Nitrospira defluvii genome and encodes:
- a CDS encoding proteasome subunit alpha, whose product is MGMQGDFFQLLKEQGYQFGNPVAAAAGIEVPTATTILALKYRDGVLVAGDRRATAGNMVMYDRTDKVLEIDRYSVMAIAGVPATAYEMVRVLEHSFKYYRRTQLQELSFEGKLRAVSKLLKENVPAALAGTGAVVPVFAGYDHEQGAAKIYFYDILGAEFEAVEYAVSGSGSPTIRGILHYQNTWGPQPLAALPEEQATVQALRLLSSAAEFDSATGGVNRELNLYPVVKLITQAGVRVIADGDLKRLYEQDVLRVR
- a CDS encoding ubiquitin-like protein UBact, whose protein sequence is MRYMLMPDRREAPGDPMPKSPTPSEEGGGPRRPDAGSPDKDNLLKRMRKVDPKQAERYRQRTGE
- a CDS encoding proteasome accessory factor PafA2 family protein; translation: MHLFGIETEYGITREDLDAVDPVEESMELVRAHLTGTFERRWDYRGEDPHEDARGFRVSGLQQDKEEDDFAKLDAHRPYSFHEMKSDLVLPNGARFYNDHTHPEYSTPECRTLKDLLAHDRAGERIVQRAADHRNQQLGGAHVQLYKNNTDFHGHSYGCHDNYLVPRSLPFPQLVRGLMPFLVSRQLLAGAGKVGMEAQESGHVPGSFQLSQRADFMEAELGVDTMHNRPILNTRDEPHADRTKYRRLHLILGDANMCEYATALKVGTTRLVLDLLRRGAAPIVDLEQPVAAIKQLSRDPELKATVRLKDGRAWSGLAIQEEYWNAASRVCGGSDPDADWVLREWHETLRLLRQDRAQLVGKLDWVTKQWLLDTFMREERLTWEDPWLASLDLEYHNVNPERGLFLGLEAEGKTWRMTTERDIAEASAAGPADTRGGLRGLCVRRFSAEISGMQWERVQFSGGLRSRTLEMGDLFEPDAVRACAALLESAASTADALAAWAKRKDS
- a CDS encoding proteasome accessory factor PafA2 family protein, whose product is MLNRIFGLETEYGLLVNQDRPEYSPSWVAQRIRDHIFRVDRRGLLDLHHRGHDEPPGNGGFLTNAGRLYIDMGHLEYASPECTTLADLVASDRAGDRIIQQAITALGLDATVSLIKNNIDHETDATFGSHENYLVSRQFPFSRRGLGPLVTFLVTRQIFTGAGRIGCASDPNEWVQVGGLILHRPGLRDAQDRSIVPFQISQRADYIVNDFFEWVQHNRAIVNTRDEPLADPNQYRRIHLLCGDSNMAEYATALKMGTTGLVLQLIEAGQAPRGLGISEPVEALQDISRDPERRWIVRLESGQSISAIDVQEQFLAAAQRHCRGQDEETDWVLAQWESVLADLRRGYETLVGRIDWASKLWLLDTYRDAEQVAWDDPMLKSLDLEYHNLHPERGLCYGLEEEGRAPRLTTEKVVQLAQDHPPRNTRAFGRGELVRHLLAGGGAEPEQEPPHEYDDHASYDYIINWSNFRLRGAVPFFMADPFRTYVQDVRSHLAERSVLPDPHDAG